A region of Eschrichtius robustus isolate mEscRob2 chromosome 19, mEscRob2.pri, whole genome shotgun sequence DNA encodes the following proteins:
- the DDX28 gene encoding probable ATP-dependent RNA helicase DDX28, which produces MALARRLRLLSLAARLLLAPRRDLMVRGPNEPLPVVRIPRALQRRQEERQSGQRSPPRPVLVRPGPLLISARRPELNQPARLTLGPWEPAPLASRGWRNRRAHGDHFSIERAQHEAPALRNLSPKGSFTDLGLELRILSALREAAPEVVRPTTVQSSTIPPLLRGRHILCAAETGSGKTLGYVLPLLQRLLGQPSLDPCRIPAPRGLVLVPSRELAEQVRAVAQPLGSSLGLQVRELGGGHGMSRIRLQLSKQPPADILVATPGALWKALKTQLVSLEQLSFLVLDEADTLLDESFLELVDYILEGSHIAEGPADLKDPFNPKAQLVLVGATFPKGVGQLLSKVASLDSLTTVTSDKLHCIMPHVRQTFMRLKGTEKVTGLVQILKQHDRAYRTGPAGTVLVFCNCSSTVNWLGYILDDHKIQHLRLQGQMPASMRAGIFQSFQKGSRDILLCTDIASRGLDSTQVELVINYDFPLTLQDYIHRAGRVGRVGSEVPGTVVSFVTHPWDVSLVQKIELAARRRRSLPGLGSSSVTEPSHQQTLLQQAYI; this is translated from the coding sequence ATGGCTCTAGCACGGCGGCTGCGACTGTTGTCGCTCGCGGCTCGGTTGCTTCTGGCGCCTCGCCGGGACCTGATGGTCCGCGGTCCCAACGAGCCCCTGCCCGTGGTGCGCATCCCGCGGGCTCTACAGCGGCGGCAGGAAGAGCGGCAGAGCGGACAGCGGAGCCCCCCGCGGCCGGTGCTGGTGCGACCTGGGCCGCTGCTGATCTCAGCGAGGCGACCGGAGTTGAACCAGCCTGCACGCCTCACGCTGGGCCCTTGGGAGCCCGCGCCACTCGCTTCGCGCGGCTGGAGGAATCGGCGCGCCCACGGGGACCATTTCTCCATCGAGCGCGCGCAACATGAGGCTCCGGCGCTGCGGAACCTCTCGCCCAAGGGCAGCTTCACCGATCTGGGTCTGGAGCTCCGCATTCTGAGCGCACTACGAGAGGCTGCCCCCGAAGTTGTTCGGCCCACAACCGTGCAGTCGAGTACCATTCCCCCACTCCTTCGCGGCCGCCACATCCTCTGCGCCGCAGAAACCGGCAGTGGCAAAACTCTCGGCTACGTGCTACCTCTCCTTCAACGGCTCTTGGGCCAGCCAAGCCTGGACCCCTGTCGTATCCCTGCTCCTCGAGGCCTGGTTCTTGTGCCTTCTCGAGAATTAGCTGAACAGGTGCGGGCCGTGGCCCAGCCCTTGGGCAGCTCCTTGGGCCTCCAGGTGCGGGAGTTAGGGGGAGGCCATGGCATGAGTAGGATCAGGCTGCAACTGTCCAAACAACCTCCAGCAGATATACTAGTGGCCACTCCGGGGGCTCTGTGGAAGGCCCTGAAAACTCAACTGGTCAGCCTGGAGCAGCTGTCCTTCTTGGTGTTGGATGAGGCAGACACGCTGTTGGATGAAAGCTTCCTGGAACTGGTGGATTACATCTTGGAGGGGAGCCATATAGCAGAAGGCCCAGCTGACTTAAAAGACCCCTTCAATCCCAAAGCTCAGTTAGTGCTGGTGGGGGCCACATTTCCCAAAGGTGTAGGCCAGCTGCTGAGTAAAGTTGCCAGCTTAGACTCTCTAACTACCGTTACCAGTGACAAGCTCCACTGCATCATGCCTCATGTCAGACAGACATTCATGAGGCTGAAGGGAACAGAGAAGGTGACTGGGTTGGTGCAGATCCTCAAGCAGCATGACAGAGCATATAGGACTGGCCCCGCAGGAACTGTTCTGGTGTTCTGTAATTGCTCCAGCACTGTGAACTGGCTGGGGTATATTCTGGATGACCACAAAATCCAACACTTAAGACTGCAGGGACAGATGCCAGCCTCAATGAGAGCAGGCATCTTCCAGTCCTTCCAGAAGGGCTCCCGAGACATACTTCTCTGCACAGACATCGCCTCTCGGGGCCTGGACAGCACCCAGGTGGAGCTAGTCATCAATTATGATTTCCCTCTCACCCTGCAAGACTACATCCACAGAGCAGGGAGGGTGGGCCGGGTGGGGAGCGAGGTGCCAGGCACCGTCGTCAGCTTTGTGACCCATCCCTGGGACGTGAGCCTGGTTCAGAAGATTGAGCTGGCAGCTCGCCGGAGGAGAAGCCTTCCAGGACTAGGGTCCTCCTCAGTGACAGAGCCTTCGCACCAGCAAACCTTATTGCAGCAGGCTTATATATGA